A part of Caviibacter abscessus genomic DNA contains:
- the coaE gene encoding dephospho-CoA kinase (Dephospho-CoA kinase (CoaE) performs the final step in coenzyme A biosynthesis.) has protein sequence MIIGLTGSIGVGKSKVLEILKELSYDTLDLDSISHKLLKQDDIKKKLCDNFSYNILTDNEIDRKKLREIVFEDKEKIKILNSIMHPKIISEMKKYIENNKSDILIIEVPLLFELKLEKYFDKILLVYADPNIQLKRIMERNNINKKDALNLINAQIDIREKAKKTKYIIFNETNMKDLKNNVLKVMGNIKLK, from the coding sequence ATGATAATAGGATTAACTGGTAGTATCGGTGTGGGGAAATCTAAAGTTTTAGAAATTTTAAAAGAACTTTCATACGATACACTGGATTTAGATAGTATTTCTCACAAACTTTTAAAGCAAGATGATATAAAAAAAAAATTATGTGATAATTTTTCATATAATATATTAACAGATAATGAAATTGATAGAAAAAAGCTTAGAGAAATAGTATTTGAAGACAAAGAAAAAATAAAAATATTAAATAGTATAATGCACCCAAAAATTATATCTGAAATGAAAAAATATATTGAAAATAACAAATCTGATATTTTAATAATTGAAGTGCCATTATTATTTGAATTAAAACTTGAAAAATATTTTGATAAAATATTACTTGTTTATGCTGATCCTAATATACAATTAAAAAGAATTATGGAAAGAAACAATATTAATAAAAAAGATGCGTTAAACTTAATAAATGCACAGATTGATATTAGAGAAAAAGCAAAAAAAACAAAGTATATAATATTTAATGAAACGAATATGAAAGACTTAAAAAATAACGTTTTGAAAGTTATGGGAAATATAAAATTAAAATAA
- the yihA gene encoding ribosome biogenesis GTP-binding protein YihA/YsxC: protein MKINKAEFLKSVVQKKDYPEVFNKKEFAFIGRSNVGKSSLINSLTGRKNLARTSKTPGRTQLINFFVINDNMFFVDLPGYGFAKVPANVKKNWRNIIETYLSSDRDKIVFLLLDIRRIPSNEDIEMLQWLEHYNIDYYIIFTKTDKLSNNERFKALKDIKKKLEFTNDDVFFYSSLTNKGKDELLEFISERG from the coding sequence ATGAAAATAAATAAAGCAGAATTTTTAAAATCTGTAGTTCAAAAAAAAGATTATCCTGAAGTTTTTAATAAAAAAGAGTTTGCATTTATAGGAAGATCAAATGTAGGTAAATCTTCTTTAATTAATTCATTAACAGGAAGAAAAAATCTTGCAAGAACAAGTAAAACACCAGGTAGAACACAACTTATTAATTTTTTTGTAATAAATGATAATATGTTTTTTGTTGATTTACCTGGATATGGATTTGCAAAGGTTCCTGCAAATGTAAAGAAAAATTGGAGAAATATAATTGAGACATATTTATCAAGTGACAGAGATAAAATAGTATTTTTATTACTTGATATTAGAAGAATACCAAGTAATGAAGATATTGAAATGTTACAGTGGTTAGAACATTATAATATAGACTATTACATTATATTTACCAAAACTGATAAACTATCAAATAATGAAAGGTTTAAAGCCTTAAAAGATATAAAAAAGAAATTAGAATTTACAAATGACGACGTATTTTTTTATTCATCTTTAACTAATAAAGGCAAAGATGAATTGTTAGAATTTATTAGTGAAAGGGGATAA
- the recA gene encoding recombinase RecA has product MAKKKEDTNTNANEEKLKVLDGTIKNIHKQYGDGSIMKLGENQGMNISAISTGSMNLDMALGVGGVPRGRIIEIYGAESSGKTTIALHIIAQAQKSGGIAAFIDAEHALDPVYAKALGVNIDELLISQPDNGEQALEIADMLVRSGTLDVIVIDSVAALVPKAEIEGEMAEQQMGLQARLMSKALRKLTGSIAKTNTVMIFINQIREKIGGFSFTPGVQTTTSGGRALKFFSTVRVEIKRVGQIKQGEEIVGNDIVAKVTKNKVAPPFKEAKFSIMYGSGISSTGEVLDLAIELGICSKSGSWFSYGETRLGQGKLNVEKSLKEDEKLFEKIKEEVLLKINGKNDNTKA; this is encoded by the coding sequence ATGGCAAAGAAAAAGGAAGATACAAATACTAATGCAAATGAAGAAAAATTAAAAGTTTTAGATGGTACGATTAAAAATATACATAAGCAATATGGAGACGGTTCTATTATGAAACTTGGGGAAAATCAAGGAATGAATATTAGTGCTATCTCAACAGGAAGTATGAATCTTGATATGGCACTTGGAGTAGGAGGAGTTCCAAGAGGTCGTATAATTGAAATTTATGGTGCAGAATCTTCGGGAAAAACAACAATAGCATTACATATAATAGCACAGGCACAAAAAAGTGGAGGAATAGCTGCGTTTATAGATGCCGAACATGCTCTTGATCCTGTATATGCAAAAGCACTAGGTGTTAATATTGATGAACTATTAATATCACAACCTGATAATGGGGAACAAGCACTTGAAATAGCAGATATGTTAGTTAGAAGTGGAACTTTAGATGTAATAGTTATAGATTCAGTTGCTGCATTAGTTCCTAAGGCTGAAATTGAAGGAGAAATGGCAGAACAACAAATGGGACTGCAAGCAAGACTTATGTCAAAAGCCTTAAGAAAATTAACAGGGTCAATTGCCAAAACTAATACTGTTATGATATTTATAAATCAAATAAGAGAAAAAATAGGAGGATTTAGTTTTACTCCTGGAGTTCAAACAACAACATCAGGAGGAAGAGCATTAAAATTCTTCTCAACAGTAAGAGTTGAAATAAAAAGAGTTGGACAAATAAAACAAGGTGAAGAAATAGTTGGAAATGATATAGTGGCAAAAGTAACAAAAAATAAGGTTGCACCACCATTTAAAGAAGCAAAATTCAGTATAATGTATGGTAGTGGTATATCATCTACAGGAGAAGTACTTGATTTAGCAATAGAGCTTGGAATTTGTAGTAAAAGTGGTTCTTGGTTTAGCTATGGAGAAACAAGGCTTGGTCAAGGTAAACTTAATGTTGAAAAATCACTAAAAGAAGATGAAAAATTATTTGAAAAAATAAAAGAAGAGGTTTTACTTAAAATAAATGGAAAAAATGATAATACAAAGGCTTAA
- a CDS encoding regulatory protein RecX → MEKMIIQRLNSNKMYLSDNEIIDISPDIIHEYKLKEGMDISNIYSDILFDSIKQKAFFYLYLKSRTKYELISKLKLKYKNTEIIKEVINYLETELYINDVDYATAYILSHKYSRQKQYLKLMQKGIIKKDIDLAFENIPNDLEEDLIDKEIIKMLEKNIEPPQIIIKLTRKGYEYTKIVEALNRLK, encoded by the coding sequence ATGGAAAAAATGATAATACAAAGGCTTAATAGTAATAAAATGTATTTATCAGATAATGAAATAATTGATATTAGTCCTGATATTATACATGAATATAAGTTAAAAGAGGGTATGGATATTAGTAATATTTACAGTGATATACTTTTTGATTCCATAAAGCAAAAAGCATTTTTCTATTTGTATTTAAAATCAAGAACAAAGTATGAATTAATATCAAAATTAAAATTAAAGTATAAGAATACTGAGATTATCAAAGAAGTAATAAATTATCTTGAAACTGAACTATACATAAATGATGTAGATTATGCAACAGCATATATATTATCGCATAAATATAGTAGACAAAAACAGTATTTAAAACTTATGCAAAAAGGTATAATAAAAAAAGATATTGATTTAGCATTTGAAAATATACCTAATGATTTGGAAGAAGATCTTATTGATAAAGAAATAATAAAAATGCTGGAAAAAAACATTGAACCACCCCAAATAATAATAAAACTTACTAGAAAAGGGTATGAATATACAAAAATTGTAGAAGCATTAAACAGATTGAAATAA
- the rdgB gene encoding RdgB/HAM1 family non-canonical purine NTP pyrophosphatase, translated as MKEYILATTNKGKLAEFNEMGKKIGIKFITIDMPEIIEDGETFEANSLIKAKAIMELTNMPVVADDSGLCVDCLNGGPGIHTARFMNHLPDFKDRCMALVQKVDEKNSTRVAHFVCVITLIFPDGKYYHFRGETYGSIIKECIGNNGHGYDPVFYSDDLQKTFGQASMEEKDSVSHRGRAFKKFEDFFYDKL; from the coding sequence ATGAAAGAATACATATTAGCCACTACTAATAAAGGTAAACTGGCAGAATTTAATGAAATGGGTAAAAAAATAGGTATTAAGTTTATAACAATAGACATGCCTGAAATTATAGAAGATGGAGAAACTTTTGAAGCAAATTCATTAATAAAGGCTAAAGCTATAATGGAACTTACTAATATGCCTGTTGTTGCCGATGATTCAGGGCTTTGTGTTGACTGTTTAAATGGAGGACCTGGTATACATACAGCAAGATTTATGAATCATTTGCCAGATTTTAAAGATCGTTGTATGGCTTTAGTACAAAAAGTTGATGAAAAAAATAGTACAAGGGTAGCTCATTTTGTATGTGTAATAACATTAATTTTTCCTGATGGAAAATATTATCATTTTAGAGGAGAAACATACGGAAGCATTATAAAAGAATGCATAGGAAATAATGGACATGGATATGACCCTGTATTTTATAGTGATGATTTACAAAAAACTTTTGGTCAAGCAAGTATGGAAGAAAAGGATAGTGTAAGTCATAGAGGAAGAGCATTTAAAAAATTCGAGGATTTTTTTTATGATAAGTTATGA
- a CDS encoding DUF2207 domain-containing protein, with translation MKKILITIFLIFSTLSFSSKIDLFEYSVSLNKDKSIHIKERIIFNTLGEKKHGIIQDIITKSANSKFLKFEDRTSIKNFKANFDFTTKNFSNYVRYKIGDKYNYLDEITEFLIEYDIYNVIRTDEKNTQIYLNAIGQYWDMPIEKARVILNFDVASFNKLEVYTGSLGQSGDNYEINSNVITTRNTLLAGEGLTFKLNLDKNNYPFTTNDKIHNILQAYPSLIVNIVVIILLILFLLITLIYKSKQKDRKAVIPEFKIDDKISPALCYEVYLKDIKKLSFSEYNVLTIIFLSLITKGIIKNENEKYVLADNIDISKMSPEEKQAYLVLKKSEEDLLDDEDIVYEASNVSNEYLHRIYKSNVGSEILIHKIIAIMFIVITLIFGITPFIFSLFQVILILSIIIFMIKIKKYKESGREIIRNIKGFIMYFNTAEKNIFKSFTTQKEILEYSKQMLPYAVAVGVEKQFIDKLDSELTIRNYDKEFVYSYIYYDFYTRRSIINNAINSNVENYYEKNYKSDSHSSGGGFSSGGGFSGGGFSGGGGSSW, from the coding sequence ATGAAAAAGATATTAATAACTATATTTTTAATATTTTCAACTTTATCTTTTTCAAGCAAAATAGATCTTTTTGAATATAGTGTGTCACTTAATAAAGACAAGAGTATACATATTAAAGAACGTATAATTTTTAATACTTTAGGAGAAAAAAAGCATGGAATTATACAAGATATAATAACAAAATCAGCAAATTCAAAATTTTTAAAATTTGAAGATAGAACATCAATAAAAAATTTTAAAGCTAATTTTGATTTTACAACTAAGAATTTTAGTAACTATGTGAGATACAAAATAGGTGATAAATATAATTACTTAGATGAAATAACTGAATTTTTAATAGAATATGATATATACAATGTAATAAGAACTGATGAAAAAAATACTCAAATATACTTAAATGCCATAGGTCAATATTGGGATATGCCAATTGAAAAAGCTAGAGTAATTTTAAATTTTGATGTTGCTTCATTTAATAAGTTAGAGGTATATACTGGTTCTTTAGGTCAATCTGGAGATAACTATGAAATAAATTCTAATGTAATAACTACACGTAATACTTTATTAGCTGGTGAAGGTCTTACATTTAAATTAAATTTAGATAAAAATAATTATCCTTTTACAACAAATGATAAAATACATAATATACTACAGGCTTATCCAAGTTTAATTGTTAATATAGTTGTAATAATACTATTAATATTATTTCTTTTAATTACCTTAATATATAAATCAAAACAAAAAGATAGGAAAGCAGTTATACCTGAATTTAAAATTGATGATAAGATAAGTCCTGCACTATGCTATGAAGTTTATTTAAAAGATATTAAAAAACTTTCTTTTAGTGAGTATAATGTTTTGACTATAATATTTTTAAGTTTAATAACAAAAGGTATTATTAAAAATGAGAATGAAAAATATGTTTTAGCAGATAATATTGACATATCAAAAATGTCTCCAGAAGAAAAACAAGCATATCTAGTATTAAAAAAATCAGAAGAAGATTTACTTGATGATGAAGATATTGTTTATGAAGCAAGTAATGTTTCAAATGAATATTTACATAGAATATATAAGTCAAATGTTGGTTCTGAAATTTTAATACATAAAATTATAGCGATAATGTTTATAGTAATTACATTAATTTTTGGAATAACGCCGTTTATTTTTTCTTTATTTCAAGTAATTCTTATACTTTCTATTATAATTTTTATGATAAAAATAAAAAAATATAAAGAAAGTGGAAGAGAAATAATAAGAAATATTAAAGGATTTATTATGTATTTTAATACGGCTGAAAAGAATATATTTAAAAGCTTTACGACACAAAAAGAAATTCTTGAATATTCAAAACAAATGTTACCTTATGCAGTAGCAGTAGGTGTTGAAAAACAATTTATAGATAAATTAGATAGTGAACTTACTATAAGAAATTATGACAAAGAATTTGTGTATTCATATATTTATTATGATTTTTATACTAGAAGAAGTATTATTAATAATGCGATAAATTCAAATGTTGAAAATTACTATGAAAAAAACTATAAATCAGATTCTCATTCATCAGGTGGAGGTTTTTCAAGTGGAGGCGGATTTTCTGGTGGAGGATTTTCCGGTGGTGGAGGAAGTAGTTGGTAA